The segment CGTCCACGGGGGGAACCCACCCCGCTGGCCCCGCCACTCTTGAGGAGCGCTCAGATGAAGGTCTACGACACCGCGAACATTCGCAACGTTGCATTCGTCGGCCACGGTGGCTCCGGAAAGACTTCCCTCGTCTCCGCCCTGCTCTACGCCGCCAAGGCGACGGACAAGCTGGGTTCGGTGGCCGAAGGCACCGCGCCGACCGACTTCGATCCGGAAGAGGTCGAGCGCAAGGTGAGCATGGCGGTGGCCGTGGCCTGCGCCGAGCAGGACGGCGTCAAGCTGAACTTCATCGACGCTCCGGGGTTCACGAGCTTCATCGGCGAGGCGTACGCCGCGCTCCGCGCCTCCGACGCGGCGATCATCGCCGTCCACGCCCTCGACGGCATCGGCGTGCAGACCGAGAAGATGTTCGAAGAGGCGGAGAAGGACAACCTGCCGCTGATGTTCGCCGTCAGCCACCTCGACCGCGACCGCGCCGACTTCGACAAGAGCGTCGCCGAGCTGTCCGAGGCGTTCGGCCGCAAGGTCATGCCGATCTCGCTGCCGATCAACGCCGGCCCGCAGATCAAGGGCGCGGTCTGCCTCGTCTCCCGCAAGGCGTTCCTCTCCAAGCCCGGCGCCGCCGACGTCGAGGTCGCGGACGTCCCGGCCGACATGGTCGAGGCCGTGAACGCGGCGCGCGAGGCGCTGCTGGAAATGGTCGCCGAGTGCGACGACGAGCTGATGAACTCGTTCCTCGAGAACGGCACGCTGACCGACGAGGAGTTCGGCAAGGGGCTGAGGAAGGCGATCGCCGTGCGCGGCGTCTTCCCCGTCTTCGCCGTCGCCGGGACCGCGATGGCCGGCGTGCACCCGCTGCTCGCCGCCCTCGTCGCCGCCGCGCCGAGCCCGTTCGAGGGGCCGACGTGGACCGCGACCGCGGAAGACGGCCAGAGCGGCCCGCGCCGCGTCGGCGACGCCGACTTCTGCGCGCAGGTCTTCAAGACGATCATCGACCCGTTCGCCGGCCGCGTGAGCTACTTCCGCGTCGTCTCCGGCTCGATCGCCGCCGACGCCCCCTCCTGGAACTCCAGCAAGTCCCAGCCGGAGAAGATGGGCAGCCTCTCCGTCCCGCGCGGCAAGGCCGGCGACAAGATCCCCGAGGTCAAGGCGGGCGACATCGCCTTCGTGACGAAGCTCAAGGAGACGCGCACCGGCGACACGCTGACCGCCGACAAGGCGCGCACCGAGAAGCTCGCCCCGATCAACTTCCCCAAGCCGGTCATCGCCTACGCCGTCCACGGCGAGGCGAAGGGCGACGAAGAGAAGATCGCCGAGGCGCTGAAGAAGCTGGCCGAGGAAGACCCGACGATCCGCCTCGACCGCGACCCGCGCAGCCACGAGCTGATGCTCTCCGGCCTCGGCGCCGACCACGTCAAGTTCGTCTGCGAGAAGGCCGCCAAGCGCTACAACTGCAAGGCGCAGCTCGAGAAGCCGAAGGTCCCCTACCTGGAGACGATCACCAAGAAGTCGTCCCAGATGTACCGCCACAAGAAGCAGACGGGCGGCGCGGGCCAGTTCGCCGAAGTCCACATGCGCATCGAGCCGCTGCCGCGCGGCGCCGGCTTCAAGTACGACTCCGAGATCTTCGGCGGCACGATCTCCCGCGGCTTCTGGCCCTCGATCGAGAAGGGCGTGCGGATGGAGCTGGAGAAGGGCGTCATCGCCGGCTACCCGATGGTGGACGTCCGCGCGGTCATCTTCGACGGCAAGGAGCACCCGGTCGACTCGAAGGACATCGCCTTCCAGATCGCCGGCCGCGAGGTCTTCAAGAAGGCCGTGGCCGAGGCCGGCGCCGTCGTCCTCGAGCCGATCATGCAGGTCGTCGTGACCGTGCCGGACGAGTTCATGGGCGACATCCTCGGCGAC is part of the bacterium genome and harbors:
- a CDS encoding elongation factor G; the encoded protein is MKVYDTANIRNVAFVGHGGSGKTSLVSALLYAAKATDKLGSVAEGTAPTDFDPEEVERKVSMAVAVACAEQDGVKLNFIDAPGFTSFIGEAYAALRASDAAIIAVHALDGIGVQTEKMFEEAEKDNLPLMFAVSHLDRDRADFDKSVAELSEAFGRKVMPISLPINAGPQIKGAVCLVSRKAFLSKPGAADVEVADVPADMVEAVNAAREALLEMVAECDDELMNSFLENGTLTDEEFGKGLRKAIAVRGVFPVFAVAGTAMAGVHPLLAALVAAAPSPFEGPTWTATAEDGQSGPRRVGDADFCAQVFKTIIDPFAGRVSYFRVVSGSIAADAPSWNSSKSQPEKMGSLSVPRGKAGDKIPEVKAGDIAFVTKLKETRTGDTLTADKARTEKLAPINFPKPVIAYAVHGEAKGDEEKIAEALKKLAEEDPTIRLDRDPRSHELMLSGLGADHVKFVCEKAAKRYNCKAQLEKPKVPYLETITKKSSQMYRHKKQTGGAGQFAEVHMRIEPLPRGAGFKYDSEIFGGTISRGFWPSIEKGVRMELEKGVIAGYPMVDVRAVIFDGKEHPVDSKDIAFQIAGREVFKKAVAEAGAVVLEPIMQVVVTVPDEFMGDILGDLTRRRGKVQGSDNAGGKTRVRALVPMAEMLEYSATLKSVTSDRGSYTMELDHYEKVPGEIQAKLMADFKPQETED